CCCAGGCTGGTATGCCGCACAAGCAATACAGTTTCTTATCTCGCTTGATGCACCGGCAACCCAACTGGTGCAAAAAACGCTACTGGATGATGTGGTCGGGTTTAATGCCCGGCTGGATGGCTTTATTGATGGCGTATCGCCACAGTTGGGCTATCGCGTTGAGTGCGATCCGCGCGAGCTGGTGGAGTATCTGGCGGCGCATGTCAGCGGGGCTCAGCCGATAGCCGCGCAGTATGTTGCGTTTCCCTACATGATGCTGACGCAATATCTGTGGGAGAACCTGGCTTTCTTGCCGATGTCGATAACCCCGGCATTGACGCTGCAAACACCGGAACGCGGGTTACTGTTCGCTCAGGCTCTGTCAGACCGGTTGTTTAATGCGTTGGGTCGCCCGTATGTCGGCCCGGCGAGCAGCAACACCCCCTACGTTGCCCTGTTGCAGCCACAGTACCCAGGCCGGTTGATTATCGACCTGAGTACGCTGACCTTAGCACACCGGCCGCTCTGTTTTCTGCTAGACCCGTTTGCCGCCGCCCGGCAGATAGCGAAAGTCTCGCCGCAGAAGGTTATCCATGAAGCGACGACGCCTGCGCTACCGGCAGGTAAAAAAGCCATCATGGTGTTCTACGCATTTCCCCAGGGGCTGGATGAGAACGTTTTTATTGACGTCCAACTGACGTTGCCCGCCGGCAACCTCTACCCTGAAACACAGCAGAAAACGCAAACGCTGGTCGCGGGCAAAAGCTATCTGGTGTTTGAATTTATCAACAACAGCTTGCCGGATAATCCACTCTTTTACGCTCAAGTTTGTGTGAATTACCCGACGGATGCGGGCAATGTGGCCATAACCGGCGAGCGGGAAACCGGCCTTGGCAACCTGCTGACACTCAATTACACCAGCCTGCCGTGCACGTTTTTGACGCTGAACATCGATCCCGGCTTTGCCCGTCATAGCCAGATCCGCGGAACCTATCACACCGCCGGTCTGGTGGCCGGGGTGGCGTTAAGCCAGTCATCGCCTGATTTCAGCTATCCGGTGCTGGAAGGCGGTGGCTGGGCAACCCTCAGTGCGTATGCGCTGGACGGTAGCGCCAGTGTGGCGCTGGCGCTGCCGGTGACGCAATCAGCCACCATTGGTGCGTACAGTTTCCCGCAATTTGGCGCGCAAAAAGCCACCATAACCGTGCATTTTGCCGCGAATATTCCCTACGAAATCGTGGCCTTTCAGGCACAAGGTGAGGCATCAATACGCGAGCACACCTTCACGCCGCAGAACAATCAATACGCCTATACATGGAATGTGACGTCAATCTATACCGCCGGATTTCGTTATCGCACCCGCACTGGCGCATGGTCGGATTATGTCACTGGCGATCAAACCCTCATCATTAAGGCATGAAAAAGGCATGAAATATGAACACCACTTCCGCTGATTCTGATGTGTTAAACCCGGCACAAAACCTGACGGATTTTTTTGTGCTGGAGCGTGCGTTGGGCTTTCATGATCAAACCTTCCCGCCAGCCTGTTATAGCTATGGTTGCGCCTTGCCAGCTATCGTGTATGACGAGTGCGGTGAACCCACTAGCGGGTTTCGCCTCACCACCAGCCCGGCCGGGGCGAAGGTAACGCTGATTACACCGCTGGTGCCGCTCGATACCGCGCCGATCGCGCACTATATCCACACGGCGATAACGCATTCCGATGAGGCCATCACGCTTGAGCTGATACCGACCAAGACCGCGCTGTGGCTGTATTTTGCACCGGGCAATCAGGGGGCATCTGCACCGATTGCGTTTGAGAATGGGCAAATCGCACTGACGCACGCGCAAGGGGTCGTCTTAACCGATGCAATCCAGGGGACGCCGGGGCGCGCTTTTCTGCTGGCGAAGGCCGCTTTTACGGTCTTCGCCAGGGTAACGGTAAGCTTGCAGGCCAACTGGCATGATGTGCTGGTGCAGGCTATCCGTCAGCAAGCCCGTACCGCGCAAGCGGTCAGCGCGCTGCTGTACCAGCAAATAGAGGCGCGCGTCATTGTGCCGGTGTTGCAGTGCGAGAATGCACCGTCGTGGCAGACACAGCAGAAGGCCAACGACGCGGCGATAAAACAGCTCACGCCGATGATAGTCAACACGCTAAAAAACGTGACCACCGTCGAAGACGTCCCCCAGGATCTGAGTTATCGCGTCACATATAGTGAGAGCTATCCTCAAGAGTACCTGCTGGAGCAGTCATACGACATGGCCGTGCTGTTGCGTGATATACCGGCGGCAACCCTGATTTCGTTTACGCCATTGCCGTTGCCAGAGCCAGAGCCGACACCGGACAAACCGACAGAAAAACACACCTGCCGCGTCTCGCTCGGTTTCAATGCCGCCACGTACCGGATTTTGTCGATAGAGTTGGCCTGGCGCGATCGTAAAAAAGCGATGCAGTGGCCCAGCTTTCCGGCGCTCACGCTGGAAGCTGAGGGCGACGTGGATGACATCAACGTCACGGTGACGTTTGCCGATTACAGCAAATTCTCCGCCAGGCTTGCGTGGGCGGCAAATGTCACGCTGTCGCCGCAGGATATTGGCCTGTATACCGTGGTGTTTAATGCGGAAAAACTGCAAGCTGAATTTAAGAGTATTTCCGGCTCGGCCACCTATTATTCAGAAAACCAAAAAATAAAACTGCCGTTTAGTTTTTCGTTTGCTAATCAGCAGTGGAAAATCGCATGGCCAATTAACATCGCCTCTCAGGAATGGAATGGCTGGGTTGAATATCGCTGGCAAGGGAAAATATCAGCATTTATATCAAAAAATTATGATTCAGGTGTGCAGAAATCAATAGTGCCTGATATTGAACTGAAATATATAAAATAACTTTCGTGAATGGTTTTTATTGATTAAGAGGAAGACACTATGTTGAATACCGCTATACAACAGGCAATTAAAATCAAGACCAGCGCGTATCCGGGTATTTCCGAATATGCCTACACCTGCTACGGTGACAGTAGCGATAAAAATACGTTCTATATTGTTCCCGAAATTCCGGTTTTTTCTGCACAGGATAAAAAACCGAACTTTATGTTCTACAAATACCGTAGTGAAGATCAGCAGGGCGGGTATACCCAGTTTACAATTCAATTGCCACAACCGACAGATGACATTAAAGATCAGATAAAAGGCATTCTGTATAAAGACATTCAGCCACAATTAACCGCACGCTCCAGACTGATCGTACAATATGTGCAGGCCGATCTTGCCTATACGGCTGACCCGGAAAGCAAAGAAAAACAGGATGCCATGAATAAAGCTCTGAGCAACACGGGGCTAAGTCAAGAACAGGCGCAAAAATATGTCAGCCTGTATGATCCTAAAGCGGGCGACGCACAATTCCTGGAAAGTTTAATGCCGGATGGCACGCAGCACATTAAATTACTCACACCGCGTTACACCTCTGCACAGGCCACATTAATTCTTGATGACAACAAAGCGTTTTATCGGCAAATGCCAGCACCGTTGTCACCCTCAGGCCTTGGCGATAACAACACCGTATTTAGCCTGTCGTTGACCGGTCAAGGGGCCACGTTATTCGAACAGGTATTAAAAGGCACCGATAATAATGCCAGCGTGGGGATTCGTTTTGCGCTGGGGTTAGATGCCTCGCTCAATGCGGCAACGGTTACAGTGACATACAACAGCAAAAAAACCAAAGAGGTGACGCAAACCATCAGCAGGCATACCTGGTCGGCAGATGAAAAAAATATTACCCGAAAATATTATGAATCGGGTGCGATTAAAATTGATGTACAGACCGGATTAAGTGCCGCCGAAATGGGCATGAGCCAGCAAGATTACAATAGCTGGAAAAGTTCGCTGACGGAGTGGGGGCAAAAACAGGTCGAGCAGATATTAACCAGCCAGACCGGTCTGGATATGAGTCTCGACTTACTGAATGACGCCGGTGGATTTGATAAATTTCAGGAAAGCCTCGAGAGTACACAAGATTTTACCCGCGTATACACAGAAAACTCGATAGTGCCGTTTATGATTTTCCCGCAAGCGCAATTACCGTCCATTCGCTCGATTGTGGGAGAGAAAAATCTCGATCAATACTTTAAAGAATACGATCTGAACGATCCGTTCTATCAATATATTCAACCTGAGTTCTACGTTTCTCAGGATTTGAAAAAATACAATATCGAAAACATTGTGGTCACGGCAAAATATGATGACAACAATGTCAGTACACTGGTGTTTGACCAGAAAGATGCCTCATCGAAAAAAACCAACAAATGGTACATTGATAAAAAACTGGGCCGTACCTATAGCTACAGTTATCAGGTCAATTTCTCCGGCCTGCATGCCAAGCCCTATCTTTCTGGTAAAATAGAGGTCGTAGACAGTCTGGTGCAAAGTATTAACACGGCACAATGCGGTATTGTTTATGCGCAAATTGACGCCCTGCTGTATGAGCAAGGCTGGCAAAAATTCACTCAGGTGGTGGTAAAAACCCAGTATTCCGATCCGGCGAATAAAATTGAACTGAAGAGTGATACGCAGGTGCTTTCTCCTGCCAATCCGCCGCAACCCTTTATTTACCCTGTCGGCATGGCACCGGTGAACCCTATCTATTTCTCGGCTGACTATTACACCAAAGACGGTAGCAACTTTACGTATATTCCGGTAGGTATTGAAACCAGCCCACAATTGCCGGGCTATGGTGCGACGCGGGCGAACCAAATTCAGATATTTAATGCGTTGCCTAAAACACAAACCTACACCATATTTTTTATTGTGCAGAAAAAAGATGTGCTGGTGATAAGCCTGGATGTGACAGTGAATTACAAGGCGTATAAATTCCAGCAAACACAGTCTGTTAATCTTGAAGAATCAGAATTGGGTAGCGGTACAATAAAGAAATCGCTCAGTTTCGGCCTGTTACCGGATGGATGTGATGATATTCCTGAAATCAGTTACAGCGGTATCGTGGTTTATAGCGGAGATAAGGAGCCGCAGGTACTTTCCGGCACCCCAACCAATGGGTCGATTATTATAAAATGCTGAGAGTAGACCAACGTTAACGTATCTAACACGGGCTCTTTGACGTGTATAACAGGTTGCAGGGCAATGGATAAAAATTGCCCCTGCACCTGCATATTATTAATAACGACATCACCAGTCAGGTGTGTTTTTCGATTGTAGCGAGTGATTCATTATCCTTGCAGAGGAGCCCATTATGGATGAAGACAATAGTAAACAGGATATCTGTTTTATTAATGCATCATTGGGCAGCCATGTTTATTATTATTGTGCGGCCGCGCCTGAAATAGTGACGCGTGATAATCAGCCTTGTGTGCAATATCAGGTATTCAGGAATAATGCGCAGCCCGATCAATACTACGCTATTCTTTCACTGCAAACTCAATTGCTGACAAGCCTGACTGATGCGCAATATGCTGCACACCATGATACGGATATTCCGGCCGATGCCACACTGCTGCCTTTGCCGGTGATGGCCAGCACCGCCACGCTCAGTATTCCTGGCATCATGAACGCGAATATTCATAATACGTCTCTTGGCAATAGCCAGTTTTGCTACATGATGGTGAGCCTGACACAGGCGCAGGATATTGAACGGCTTGCCGCATTACTCAAAACGCCGCAAGCGGTGCCGATAGCGGTGAGCTATAAAATCGATTATTTGCAACAATTGCCCCCCTCAACTTTTGAGCTGAATGCGCAATGGCAGCGGGTTTATGATTATCTGAAAACGAATGTTGGTTTTAATGCCCTGATCTTTTCCGTCGATATTGAACATATCTCGGAAACCTTGCTGGAGCAGCGACTGGTCACCATTCAATCCACCGACATCGACCCGCAAAGTCATGTCAAAGAGGCCGGGCTTGAGCTGACGCAAATTCTGATGGCAAATTTCTTCACGCCGGTATTTGGCAAGGTGAATACCGGAGCTGAGCCGCGCTTTGGTTTTTATTTACAGCAGGTTTCCATTGAGGATATTGAGCAACGCACATTAAGTGCCCGTATTGCCCAGACAAGCGTTGTCCGGCGTTCTTTTTATCCTCAGGCATTATTTACCGGGTTGATTGGCAATAGCCACTATTCAGCGGAGACTGTCATCAGTTATCACACGCTGGCGGATGAATTTTTCGCCTGTCGCACCGTGAATGCGCAACTGCTGACCCCTCAGCTTGATGCGAATATTAAATTCGTGGTGTTAAACCTGACCTACGGCACAACAACACAGTCATTGGTTTTTTCAGCCAGTAAAAGTGGGCCACAAAAGTTTATTGCGCCGAGTATGATTGACCCGGTGACAAAGCGAATGGTCTGGCCGGTGGAATATTCGTTTACGCTGAATTTTAACCACCCGATAGGGGGTGTCACCAACGTCACGTCGGCGAAAATGACCACCGCAATGACGGAGCTGTATCTTGATGTTGAATCGTTATATAGCCGCTATCGCTTTATGATTCACGCAGCAAAAGATTTTGACTGGCAATGGTATAGCGCTATTTTCGTTAAAATTGTCTGTTACCAGATTAATCATGTCGATAATCATATTGCAAAAAGCCTGCTAATCAATCGTGATAATCCGAGTTGTGAATATGAATTGATGTTGCCGGAGCCGGAAGGTTATCAATTCGAGGTGTTTAAAGAGTACAGCGTGGCGGACAATGCGGCACATATTGCGGCGAAAATACATGAGCCGACCAGCCAGGATATTACGCTGTTCTCCCGGTTATATAAACAACGCCAGTTATTGATAGTGGCCGGATTTAACTGGGAGGAGATTGATCAAGTTATCGTGACGGCACGTTATCTGGCTTCGCCCTCACAGACATTGAAACAGGACTTCTCTTTTTCGATGGGAAGCCCTGCCGATGCATTATTCAGTGCCGACCAACCGGATGCTGAAGTGACGTCGGTGGATTTAGATATTCTTATTGTAGATAAACAAGGTCAGGTTCATCCCAAAAACATTTCTACCGATGCTGACAGCATTGATATTGCTAACCTGTATTGAGGAGACGTCATGTTATTACTGAGAGAAAAGACCGCGACTATCAATAATATTACCTTTTTTGCCGATGATGCCGATGAAAACCAGTTCTGGTATATGCCGGGTGATCTCCATATCGCGCAAAAAGACAGGAAACCGGTGTTCTCGCTAATTAAATACACCGGCGACGGGTCAAACCAGCAGGGCGGCTATCTTAATTTCGAGGTAAATACCGCACTCGATGAAACCACGCTCAACAGCGCGTTTCGCACTTATCTCAGCCAGATGAAAATCGCTGCCCCGCAAGCCAGAAAAGCCCCGGTCCCTTTTGACAGCGGTACGGTCGATTTCTTTGTGCTGGATGTAAAAAACGGCAATGGGCAATTGATTAGCGCCCAGAGCCCGAGTCTGTTTGGCAATAACTCGGCGATTTTCAGCGCCAAACTGACCCCTGAACAGGCGGTTATCCTGGAAGCGGCGTTTAATCAGGCGCAGGCACCGGCAGCGGTGGCCTATAACCTGACCTATACCGGTATTACACCGGCGCTGAAAGTGGAGGTCAAAGCCGAGTTTGACAGTATCTATAAGGAATTTGGTGCCAAATTCGGCATCAATATTCCCATACCGGTAGAAACACCGGCCAGCTTCTGGCTGGGGTTTGATGCGGTGATTAAAAAACTTCAGCAAGATCAAAAACTGGTTATCACGGTGACGGAGAGTCTGCCTGATGAGCAGGCGGCGAAGGAGAAAGAGTGGGCGCTACAGTTTGTTAAAGAGGAACTGCTGAAAAGCTTCTTTGATGCCAGCATCAAACCGAATGCTGAAAGCAACGAACAATCCAAATCAGCCAGAGATGCCATTCTGGATGCGCTGATCAGTAACCAGAAAAAGGCGCAGGAGAGCGGTGGCGGGAAAAGTGACGAGGGCGGAGAAGGGGGTGGTGGTGAAGGAGGCGGCGGCGGTGAAGCGGGCAAGGGCGGACTGTTCCCCTGTGCCTCGCTGGAGCTGAAAGTGGTCAGAATCGAAGAGGTCAAACGACTCAACGTTAACTACACCTCATCGCGCGCCATTACCCAGTCGGCCGTGCCGCAAAACTTCATTGGTTCTAAGCTGCTGCAAGCGCCGAAAGCGCCGCCTTATTATATTGAGGTCAATGTTAACGACCCGTTCTTCCAGAAAATCGACCTGACAGTATTGGGGCCGGATGGCTTTGATGATTACGGTATCAAAGCGGCGTCATTCAAACTGGCCTATAACAACAGCGTCTACACGACGGCGGCCTTCACACACGATGACAGCCAATGGAGCCAGACGGTCGCGCGCAGCGGCAATGCCAATGAGCTTTTTGATTTGCAAGGCGAATTCGCCTTCAAAACCGCCAGCACCTCGGGATGGGAAGGCAGCACCAGTTATCTGCAACAGACCCAAACGGCCTCCCAGCTTATCAACCTCGACCCCAGCACATTCCTGAGCTTCAACACGATAAACATCATGCTGGATAAAAAGCTGGTGTGGGATAACTACAACCAGATAGTCGTCGAGATAAATTACCAGGACGATAGCCTGCGTAAAAAGACGAAGAAGTACACGTTTACGGCGGATAACCGTGCGATGCAAACCTTCAAATACCGCTGCCCGACGGAAAAACCGTGGCGGATTGAGTACAGCGTGACCTATTTTGAGGCTGGTGGCGACACGCGAACGGTGCAGGGGAATCCTAACCCGGCCGCCATTATTGTGTCGGCGTGATCGATGAACCCGACGATGACCGATGAGTCGGTTGCGGTTGTCCCGGCGTCGTTAGCGGCGCTGGTGACGGCCTTGTGCGAGTTTGCGCCGCATCAGGCAGAAGCGTTGCGCCAGGATGTGATGCGGGTTGTGCAGCATCGCATGGCCTCCGGCCTGCTGTCGGCGGCGTTTAATACCAGCCTGCTGGCCTATAACGGCAGTCCGGTCGAGTTTACCGCCTCGACGCTCAGGCCGCAGGCCATCGCGTGTACGCTGGATCCGTTCGTGCCATTGTTCCGGCAATCGTGCCAGCTATCGGCATTGCAGGCGCTCTATCCGCACCTGTTGCCTGATGACACGCTATCACCGGCGGCGCGTACCGCGCTGGCGGCGTTAGCCGACATACAAACGTGCGCCGACGCAGCCCGGCCACTGCGTTTTGGTAGCTGGATTGGCCGCAAATACCGCCCGGATGCCGCCAGCACCAAGATTTATGCCGAAATGCCGCCGACCGCGCGCGCATTTGAGGCGTTGCGTCACTCGCCGTTTCCCCACGCCGCCTGTGCCAGCGACAGGCACGCGCTGGCGAACGCCGGGCTGACGTTATTGATGCTAGGCCACTATCCCGACGAGCCTGATGCACCAACCGAGTATTACTATCAATGGCATAGCGCAGAAATTACGCTGGCGGATATCGCGGCGGTCATGCGCTATTTTGGCTGTGAAACGCAGTTTCCCGCACTGCAAGCCTTGCTCGTGCGGGCGCTGGCAGCGCTGCCGGAAAAAACGGCATTTCCGGCCACCACCTACGGCTTTAGTGTGGTGTACCGGCCATCAGCGCGATCGCAAACCCATCAGCCCGACAGTGTTAGCCTGTTTACCCTGGCTCCCGGTTTTCTGGGGGGCGTCGCCCCGGCAGCAGAAAAAATGGAGGCGTTGCTCCATCAGGCGGGTGCGGGCAACACTCAGGGGACGCCGCTGCTGCATCACCTCATCCGTCGTCAGGTGCCGCTACAGTTTAACGTTATCGGTTTTGCGGTGGATGCGGCGGGCAGAACCGGCATCAGTTACACCTTCAGCCCGCAACAATCGGTATTTAACGAAGTTAACCTGAAAGCCCCGCGCCCGTCAGCCAAGAGCACCGGTGCACCGCTGACCACCCTGCTCAGGCAACAGCAACAGGCCAGCGGGGCTTTTGCCAGTATGGTCAGAACCCCTGACGGGCGCTGGTATCAGGACGACAATGCCTTTGTCACTGCGCAGGTAGTAAGAACGCTTGACTACGCACCTGAAACGGCCGGTTATATCGACAAGGCGCTCGATTTTTTGATGCGCTGTCAGGTCAGCGAGGGGCATTTTAGCTTTTGGCCGCCGGATGCCCACCCCGCGTGGATGGGGGAGCAGACGATAGTGCCGGACATTGATGACACCGCAATTATTACGGAACTGCTGTATAAATTTGGCCGCATTTGTGCCGGGACGGTACGGCAAACATTGATGCACATGAATGGCTACCAGCTCGAACGCGTGGATGCGCGGCTGGCCGCGCCACAGCATCAGTGGGCGAGCTGTCAGGTGTTTCATACCTGGATGAAAGCAGAGAATGACATTCGGCAACTGGATTGCTGCGTGAACACCAATGCACTGATTTTACTGCACCGCTATTATGGTGCGCAGGCGAGTACGATCCCGGCGTACCACCGTATTATGACGATGCTGCATAATGCGTTTCGCTGGAGTCAGAATGATTATTCGCGCCTCAATACCTTAATACCTTATTACGCGCATCCTAATGAGTGGCGGGTGGCGCTGGAATATGCCCGCGCGCTGGGGGTGGAAAACCTGGACACGCTGATTGAACCATTAAAAAAATGGCGAGCTACCGGTATTCCAGCCGAAATTCCGCTTTATCGCCGTCATGATGGTTTGTATTTGTGGACATCATCCAGTTTAGCGCGCTTTCGGTATCTCTCTGTCTGTCATAACCACCGCTCGGCTACTACCACGACGAGGAAATAATCATGAATGTTTTTCTGAATAATTTAGTGGCATTGAATAAAATTATTTTGGAGAATGCGCAGCAACAGTTTATTTCATCACCATCAGCGACCGGGCGGGCATTAGAATCAGGTGCCGCCGCGCTGCCGGATGACTTAACCGCCGCCGTTAATACGGAAATCGTTTCAGGAGAAACGCGTTATCAAATTATCACCGAATCGGATGGCACCAGCTGGAGTTTGAGAGTGAATTTCTCACTTAATCAATCGGTTCCGGTCATTCCTTATGTGGTGCTCAGCTTTAGTCAGTTTGGCCAGTTTAGCGAAATGGTCTTTGATGCGGTCTCTCAACTGCCCGACCGGCGCTATACGGCCCGGCTTAAATTAACCAGACTTGAGCAGCGCGATGCATTATTACGCGCACTGTCGAATTATGATGCAAAAACCACGCTGGTGGTATTGATTCGCACGGATGACGATATGCTCAATACCATCACTGACCCGAAAATATTTTATTTTGCTGAAAATTATTACCCCTATATTTATCAGGGTATCGCGCCACCGCCTGCGCGTCTGGAGTTAATTCTTAAACCGCTAGACTATAATAATGTCTGGTATAATTATTATCAGGATAACCGCAGCAGGGATTATTTTTATTATTTGCCCGATAAGTTCATGCTGGCAACCGACAGTGCTAATAATAACAAACCGATGTTGTCCATTTCATTTTCAGTACCGGAAGGGGCAACCGAGCCGGATCAGGTGAATGTTACCTTTGAATATTTCTTATTGCCGAAAGTCAATCAGCAACGTATTCGTCTCGCTGCCACGGCGTTTTCTGCCGCACAGCCCAATAGCACATTAATTCCGTTTGCCAGTGCCAGTCAGCTTGAGCTGCAATTATGGCTCCCGGCAGGAAAAACACCGCAGCCGAATGCGCTGATTAACCTGCAAAGCGGTATTGCCGATGGTTTTACTGTGCCCTCAGCGCAATTTGGTAAAATCTGGGATGCGTTTTTTGCTACCGCCGCCCAGCATATGTTGTTAAAAGGCGAATTGTCGGTCAAACAAGAGGGATTTCCAGCCGATACGCTGGCGGTGCAGCTCACGCTGGATGCGCAATATAAAAACCAACCGGCGTTGTTTATCGACCAGAGCGCGCCGGTTGATATTACCCGAACGTTAACCTTCGTCAGTCGTAAAGGCAGCTTCGATCCAAACGGGCCGAAACCGATTGAGCGTATTCTGATAAGCGCTGGCAATAAAACGCGGGTGCTGAGTGCCGAGGTGCTACAACAATCAGTGCAGGTAAAAGTCTCGGCGCTTCAGGTGATCCTCAATCCCGCTGCCACGATAACCTACCGATACAGCCTGCAAATTCATTATGCCGATGGCTCGACGAAAAATATCAATGACCAGTCATCCATTTATGAAACGATTTACGTTCCCTGAATAAGGGGACAGATGCGTCCCCTGAATGAGGGGACAGAGGACGAGACACGGGCGGTGGGGCATTACAGCTTGAGCGCGGCAACCGCCTGCTCCAGCGCCTGACGCAGTAACGCGCGATCGTGCCGGTACGGGACATCGTGCGCGGCCAGATCGTGTCGAATAATCAGACGGCCATCGGTGTCTTGCGTGTTAATCAAGGGAGAGACGATAGCGGCGTTTATCGTCCGCTGATGCATCTTCTCCTCCAGCCAGCGTAGCTTCTGCGCCAGCGTCAGGCGGGCGGCGATCGGGCTTTGCTCACGCCCCAGATTGCCGATATACACCACGGGCGCGCGGGCGTGATGCAGCGCCTGCGCCAGATCGTCAAGCAACAAGAGCGGCATCAGGCTGGTGAGAAAGCTGCCGGGGCCAATCAGGATCAGTTCGGCGTGTGCGATGGCTTCCAGCGCCTCTCGCGTGGCGCTAACGGCCGGGTAGAGCAGCAAATCTTGCGGCAGGGCAACCAGTTGATCGACCTCGACTTCGCCATACACTTCCTGACCCTGGGTGTCGATAGCCAGCAGGTCAACCGGTTGTTCTGACATCGGGATAAGGTGGGCATCGACTTTGAGCAGGTCACGAATCAGGTTAATCGCATCCAGCGGGCGCACGCTGAGGTTATCCATCGCTTTGAGCATCAGGTTGCCAAGATTGTGGCCGGAGAGCTCGCCATTACTGTTAAAGCGGTACTCGAACATGGCGGAGGCGACGCTTGGCGTGGTAATGAGCTGATTCAGGCAGTTGCGCATATCGCCCCAGGCAATACCGCCTTCGGCACGGCGAATCCGGCCGGTGGAACCGCCGTTGTCGGTCGTGGTGACGATACCCGTCAGCCGTGAGCCCAGAAAGGCGAGTGATGACATCACGCGCCCGAGGCCGTGGCCGCCGCCCAATGCCACGACACGATCCAGTTGCGCCAACGTGCGATTACCCATAATTCCCCTTATCTTCCAGCGAGCTACCCGAAAAAGTAGCGGATATATACCACATCCTTTGCTCAGGCAGCATCAGAGCATGCATAAATTTCGCTGAAACCGGCTGTCAGGCATGAAATAAAAGAGAATGAATGAGGGTG
This sequence is a window from Dickeya aquatica. Protein-coding genes within it:
- the yvcK gene encoding uridine diphosphate-N-acetylglucosamine-binding protein YvcK; protein product: MGNRTLAQLDRVVALGGGHGLGRVMSSLAFLGSRLTGIVTTTDNGGSTGRIRRAEGGIAWGDMRNCLNQLITTPSVASAMFEYRFNSNGELSGHNLGNLMLKAMDNLSVRPLDAINLIRDLLKVDAHLIPMSEQPVDLLAIDTQGQEVYGEVEVDQLVALPQDLLLYPAVSATREALEAIAHAELILIGPGSFLTSLMPLLLLDDLAQALHHARAPVVYIGNLGREQSPIAARLTLAQKLRWLEEKMHQRTINAAIVSPLINTQDTDGRLIIRHDLAAHDVPYRHDRALLRQALEQAVAALKL
- a CDS encoding prenyltransferase/squalene oxidase repeat-containing protein — protein: MNPTMTDESVAVVPASLAALVTALCEFAPHQAEALRQDVMRVVQHRMASGLLSAAFNTSLLAYNGSPVEFTASTLRPQAIACTLDPFVPLFRQSCQLSALQALYPHLLPDDTLSPAARTALAALADIQTCADAARPLRFGSWIGRKYRPDAASTKIYAEMPPTARAFEALRHSPFPHAACASDRHALANAGLTLLMLGHYPDEPDAPTEYYYQWHSAEITLADIAAVMRYFGCETQFPALQALLVRALAALPEKTAFPATTYGFSVVYRPSARSQTHQPDSVSLFTLAPGFLGGVAPAAEKMEALLHQAGAGNTQGTPLLHHLIRRQVPLQFNVIGFAVDAAGRTGISYTFSPQQSVFNEVNLKAPRPSAKSTGAPLTTLLRQQQQASGAFASMVRTPDGRWYQDDNAFVTAQVVRTLDYAPETAGYIDKALDFLMRCQVSEGHFSFWPPDAHPAWMGEQTIVPDIDDTAIITELLYKFGRICAGTVRQTLMHMNGYQLERVDARLAAPQHQWASCQVFHTWMKAENDIRQLDCCVNTNALILLHRYYGAQASTIPAYHRIMTMLHNAFRWSQNDYSRLNTLIPYYAHPNEWRVALEYARALGVENLDTLIEPLKKWRATGIPAEIPLYRRHDGLYLWTSSSLARFRYLSVCHNHRSATTTTRK